The Vitis riparia cultivar Riparia Gloire de Montpellier isolate 1030 chromosome 3, EGFV_Vit.rip_1.0, whole genome shotgun sequence genome includes a region encoding these proteins:
- the LOC117911289 gene encoding phosphatidylinositol 4-kinase alpha 1 isoform X3: MEALTELCDLIAENPEQFSEKLAWICSRCPPPESLLGGSPRVSRSHLNAVLAIARFLARCPNQTDHHQRPQSMVLEFLRSVPSSFNQSFWPQSYGQDAISAFYVDFLGYVAKATELSPDFATEVAGFAGEVLITALNHDGEGSGISRVFLMALSQNFPPILPSDAERLVTSLLDQFVVSVPVSAPMSPREAGAAASETSTSSAQSSPISVNHYQPNDSSMSPANEVSRLSGSSSAASASSKGSVVINGGSVALKSSIEQFGVSYAFGDGGGGAAMLRQHVSSFEEESVESLEKQEIAFELIGHILDKVHIDPKLVEQVRLIAKKQLQSLSAFLKIRKRDWTEQGPLLKTRINTKLSVFQAAARLKIKSLSSLDSEGKSSKRLLLETLALLVDASEACLLSVWRKLRICEELFSSLLAGILQIALTRGGQLLRVLLIRLKSLVLTACAQADTWGNSQGAMFEIVMKTSCEIIEFGWIKDRAPVDTFILGLASSIRERNDYEEQDGKEKQATPVVQLNVIRLLADLNVSINKSEVVDMILPLFIESLEEGDASTPSSLRLRILDAASRMASLGFEKSYRETVVLMTRSYLSKLSSVGSAESKTLAPEATTERVETLPAGFLLIASKLANAKLRSDYRHRLLSLCSDVGLAAESKSGRSGADFLGPLLPAVAEICSDFDPTLDVEPSILKLFRNLWFYVALFGLAPPIQKNQPQIKSVSTTLNSVGSMGALALQAVGGPYMWNTQWSAAVQRIAQGTPPLVVSSVKWLEDELELNALHNPGSRRGSGNEKAAVAQRAALSAALAGRVEVTAMSTISGVKATYLLAVAFLEIIRFSSNGGILNGGGASLNASRSAFSCVFEYLKTPNLMPAVFQCLTAIVHTAFETAVSWLEDRISDTGNEAEIRESTLSAHACFLIKNMSQREEHIRDISVNLLSQLRERFLQVLWNSSCLDSLLFSVHDESPSALFNDPAWVATIRSLYQKVVREWIINSLSYAPCTSQGLLQEKLCKANTWQRAQHKPDVVSLLSEIRIGTGKNDSWIGTRTANVPAVIAAAAAASGANFKLTDAFNLEVLSTGIVSATVKCNHAGEIAGMRRFYDSIDGFQPGAAPTGFALGLQRLRSGVSHQPQPENESFNEILLNKFVRRLQQFVNIAEKGGEVNKLSFREICSQATALLLSNLGSNSKSNLEGSSQLLRLLCWCPAYISTPDAMETGVFIWTWLVSAAPQLGSLVLAELVDAWLWTIDTKRGLFASEARYSGPTAKLRPHLSPGEPEQQPEKDPVEQIIAHRLWLGFLIDRFEVVRHNSVEQLLLLGRMLQGTAKLPWKFSRHPAATGTFFTVMLLGLKFCSCQSQGNLQSFKTGLQLLEDRIYRASLGWFANEPEWYDMNNINFAQSEAQSVSIFVHYLSNERVDTVQSESKKGVRENGSSLGDVKDQYHPVWGQMENYAAGREKRKQLLLMLCQHEADRLHVWAQPTNSSSSSRLKISSEKWIEFARTAFSVDPRIALSLASRFPTVPSLKAEVTQLVQLHIMELRCMPEALPYFVTPKAVDENSTLLQQLPHWAACSITQALEFLTPAYKGHPRVMAYVLRVLESYPPNRVTFFMPQLVQALRYDEGQMLSQRLVEGYLLRAAQRSDIFAHILIWHLQICATFYDIYEFMNGRVSNMVQNWEKMQPLQRIVHFKRYCQLLGSELLMVSPPKPLICIIENFVSLTKSHLFLVYFCHFRRKNDQLVSGGN, translated from the exons ATGGAGGCTCTCACGGAGCTATGCGACCTGATCGCGGAGAATCCAGAGCAATTCTCGGAGAAACTCGCATGGATTTGCAGCAGATGCCCCCCACCGGAGTCTCTTCTGGGCGGATCTCCTAGGGTTTCGCGCTCTCACCTCAATGCGGTGCTTGCCATCGCCAGATTCCTCGCGCGATGCCCTAATCAGACGGATCACCATCAGCGGCCGCAATCTATGGTTCTCGAGTTTCTCCGATCGGTGCCCTCTTCGTTTAATCAGTCATTCTGGCCGCAATCGTACGGACAGGATGCGATTTCGGCGTTTTATGTTGATTTTTTGGGGTACGTGGCGAAGGCGACTGAATTGTCGCCGGATTTCGCTACGGAGGTGGCCGGATTCGCCGGAGAAGTTTTGATCACGGCGCTGAATCATGATGGTGAAGGTTCGGGGATCTCGAGGGTGTTTTTGATGGCTTTATCGCAGAATTTCCCGCCAATTTTGCCTTCGGATGCCGAGAGATTGGTAACGTCTCTATTGGATCAGTTTGTGGTCTCCGTCCCGGTATCCGCTCCCATGTCGCCGAGGGAGGCAGGAGCGGCAGCATCCGAAACGTCGACGTCGTCTGCCCAGAGCTCGCCGATTAGTGTCAACCATTATCAGCCGAATGATAGTTCAATGAGTCCGGCCAATGAAGTTAGCCGTCTATCAGGTTCTTCTAGTGCTGCAAGCGCGTCCTCCAAGGGGTCCGTGGTGATAAATGGGGGAAGTGTTGCGTTGAAAAGCAGCATTGAACAATTTGGGGTGAGTTATGCGTTTGGTGATGGAGGGGGTGGTGCGGCCATGTTGAGGCAACATGTTTCGTCGTTCGAGGAAGAGTCAGTGGAGAGCTTGGAGAAGCAAGAGATTGCATTCGAATTGATAGGGCACATACTGGATAAAGTTCATATTGATCCTAAGCTTGTAGAGCAGGTTAGGTTAATTGCAAAGAAACAGCTTCAATCCTTGTCAGCTTTTCTGAAG ATAAGGAAGCGGGATTGGACAGAACAGGGACCGCTACTAAAAACCCGAATAAACACAAAGTTATCTGTATTCCAGGCTGCAGCAAGGTTGAAAATTAAGAGTCTTTCATCCCTTGATTCTGAAGGAAAATCCTCTAAGAGATTGCTGCTTGAAACTCTTGCATTGCTGGTAGATGCTTCTGAAGCATGTTTACTATCAGTGTGGAGAAAGTTGAGAATTTGTGAAGAGCTATTCAGCTCTTTGCTAGCTGGAATTTTGCAAATTGCTTTAACTCGTGGAGGCCAGCTGTTAAGGGTTTTGCTTATTCGTCTCAAATCTCTTGTGCTGACTGCATGTGCACAG GCTGATACTTGGGGTAATAGTCAGGGAGCCATGTTTGAGATTGTCATGAAGACAAGTTGTGAGATAATTGAATTTGGTTGGATCAAAGACAGGGCTCCTGTGGACACTTTCATCTTGGGATTAGCTTCAAGTATTCGTGAACGGAACGATTATGAGGAACAG GATGGGAAAGAAAAACAGGCAACTCCTGTTGTGCAGCTTAATGTTATACGCTTGCTGGCTGATTTGAATGTTTCCATTAACAAGTCTGAAGTGGTAGACATGATATTGCCGCTATTTATTGAAAGCTTGGAAGAGGGTGATGCTTCGACTCCTAGCTCATTACGACTCCGA ATTCTTGATGCTGCGTCTCGCATGGCTAGTTTAGGTTTTGAAAAGTCCTACCGTGAGACAGTTGTTCTGATGACGAGAAGTTATTTGAGTAAACTTTCTAGTGTAGGATCTGCAGAAAGCAAAACGTTAGCTCCAGAAGCCACTACAGAACGTGTTGAG ACTCTTCCTGCAGGGTTTCTTCTGATTGCTAGCAAGCTTGCGAATGCTAAATTGCGGTCAGATTATCGACACCGTTTGCTGTCTTTGTGCTCAGATGTAGGGTTGGCTGCAGAATCCAAAAGTGGAAG GAGCGGAGCAGATTTTCTGGGACCTTTACTTCCTGCTGTTGCTGAAATATGTTCTGATTTTGATCCTACTCTAGATGTGGAACCttcaattctaaaattatttaggAACTTGTGGTTCTATGTTGCACTTTTCGGGCTAGCCCCTCCCATACAGAAAAATCAGCCTCAGATAAAGTCAGTTTCAACAACTCTGAACAGTGTGGGTAGCATGGGTGCACTTGCTCTTCAGGCTGTGGGTGGACCATACATGTGGAATACTCAGTGGTCTGCTGCAGTTCAACGAATTGCTCAGGGGACCCCACCCCTT GTTGTTAGCTCAGTAAAATGGCTTGAAGATGAATTGGAACTTAATGCTCTTCACAATCCTGGAAGTCGTCGAGGGAGTGGAAACGAGAAAGCTGCTGTAGCCCAAAGAGCTGCTCTTTCTGCTGCTTTAGCAGGACGAGTTGAGGTTACTGCAATGAGCACAATTTCAG GCGTCAAGGCTACCTATCTCCTTGCAGTAGCTTTTTTGGAGATTATACGATTCAGCAGCAATGGTGGCATACTTAACGGTGGTGGTGCCAGTTTGAATGCTTCTAGAAGTGCCTTCAGCTGTGTCTTTGAGTACCTCAAAACTCCAAATCTTATGCCAGCTGTCTTCCAGTGTTTGACAGCAATAGTCCACACAGCATTTGAAACAGCAGTATCATGGCTG GAGGATCGAATATCTGATACCGGAAATGAAGCTGAGATCAGAGAATCTACTCTTTCTGCTCATGCCTGTTTTCTCATAAAGAATATGTCTCAAAGGGAGGAACACATTCGAGATATCTCTGTCAACTTGTTGAGTCAACTTAGAGAAAGGTTTCTTCAG GTTCTATGGAATTCCTCCTGTCTGGATTCCCTGCTATTTTCAGTTCATGATGAGTCGCCTTCTGCTCTTTTCAATGATCCTGCTTGGGTAGCAACCATACGTTCTTTATATCAAAAGGTTGTTCGAGAGTGGATCATAAATTCACTTTCATATGCTCCATGCACCAGCCAGGGTCTTCTTCAG GAAAAGCTTTGTAAAGCAAACACATGGCAGAGAGCTCAGCATAAGCCTGATGTGGTCTCTCTTCTATCTGAGATACGGATTGGCACTGGGAAAAATGATAGTTGGATAGGTACACGAACAGCAAATGTTCCTGCAGTTATTGCTGCAGCTGCTGCGGCATCAGGAGCAAACTTTAAATTGACAGACGCCTTCAACTTGGAGGTTCTAAGTACAGGAATAGTCAGTGCAACAGTTAAGTGCAATCACGCTGGAGAAATTGCTGGAATGAGAAGGTTTTACGacagcattgatggatttcaaCCTGGTGCTGCCCCAACAGGCTTTGCTCTTGGCCTTCAAAGGTTGAGATCTGGAGTGTCTCATCAACCACAGCCTGAGAATGAgtcttttaatgaaattttgcTTAACAAATTTGTGCGTCGACTTCAACAATTTGTTAACATTGCAGAGAAAGGTGGGGAAGTGAATAAGTTGTCATTTCGTGAAATTTGTTCTCAGGCAACTGCATTGCTTCTCTCAAATCTG GGCTCTAACTCAAAATCGAATCTAGAAGGCTCCTCACAACTTCTACGTCTTCTTTGTTGGTGTCCGGCTTACATTTCCACCCCGGATGCAATGGAAACTGGTGTATTCATTTGGACTTGGTTAGTTTCTGCTGCACCTCAACTGGGATCTCTTGTCCTTGCTGAGCTTGTTGATGCATGGTTGTGGACAATCGACACAAAACGTGGTCTCTTTGCGTCTGAAGCAAGGTATTCAGGACCAACTGCAAAATTAAGGCCTCATCTTTCCCCTGGAGAGCCAGAACAACAGCCAGAAAAGGATCCTGTTGAACAGATAATCGCTCATAGACTCTGGCTTGGGTTCTTGATTGACCGCTTTGAG GTAGTTAGGCACAATAGTGTTGAACAACTCTTGCTTCTTGGTCGAATGTTACAAGGGACTGCAAAACTACCTTGGAAGTTTTCACGCCATCCTGCAGCTACTGGTACTTTTTTCACTGTCATGCTTCTTGGGCTCAAATTCTGCTCATGCCAGTCTCAGGGCAATCTGCAGAGTTTTAAAACTGGGCTTCAGCTGCTAGAAGATCGGATTTATCG GGCTTCTTTGGGCTGGTTTGCTAATGAACCTGAATGGTATGACATGAACAACATAAATTTTGCCCAGAGTGAGGCTCAATCTGTTTCTATATTTGTTCATTATCTTTCAAATGAACGGGTGGATACTGTTCAATCAGAATCAAAAAAGGGTGTGCGTGAAAATGGGAGCTCTTTGGGTGATGTG AAGGATCAATATCACCCTGTTTGGGGACAGATGGAGAACTATGCTGCTGGAAGAGAAAAACGTAAGCAGTTGCTTTTGATGCTATGCCAGCATGAAGCTGATAGACTTCATGTTTGGGCACAACCCACCAACTCAAG TTCATCTTCTCGGCTGAAAATTAGCTCAGAGAAATGGATTGAGTTTGCCAGAACTGCCTTTTCTGTTGATCCACGGATAGCTTTATCCTTGGCCTCAAGGTTCCCAACAGTTCCTTCCTTGAAGGCTGAAGTGACTCAGCTGGTTCAG TTGCACATAATGGAGCTCCGCTGCATGCCAGAAGCATTGCCATATTTTGTCACCCCAAAAGCAGTTGATGAAAATTCAACACTCTTGCAACAATTGCCACATTGGGCAGCTTGTTCAATTACGCAGGCTCTTGAGTTCCTTACTCCTGCATATAAGGGACACCCACGTGTTATGGCTTATGTTCTTAGGGTTTTGGAATCATATCCTCCTAATCGAGTTACTTTTTTCATGCCCCAGCTGGTTCAGGCTTTACGCTATGATGAAGGG CAAATGCTTTCTCAGAGGTTGGTTGAAGGATATTTGCTTAGAGCTGCTCAAAGGAGTGATATATTTGCTCATATTCTGATATGGCATCTACAG ATATGTGCTACCTTCTATGATATCTATGAGTTTATGAATGGCAGGGTGAGCAATATGGTCCAGAATTGGGAAAAGATGCAGCCTCTGCAAAG AATAGTTCATTTCAAGCGTTATTGCCAGTTGTTAGGCAGCGAATTGTTGATGGTTTCACCCCCAAAGCCCTTGATTTGTATAATAGAGAATTTCGTTTCTTTGACCAAGTCACATCTATTTCTGGTGTACTTCTGCCACTTCCGAAGGAAGAACGACCAGCTGGTATCAGGAG GGAATTGA